The Plectropomus leopardus isolate mb chromosome 2, YSFRI_Pleo_2.0, whole genome shotgun sequence genome has a window encoding:
- the rpn1 gene encoding dolichyl-diphosphooligosaccharide--protein glycosyltransferase subunit 1 yields MIRKTPLLAALLLLLAAVSSEVSADGLVNEEVKRTVDLGTHLAKITTEIVLSNQGPSAVQSFILAVEADLAPHLAYIGASVKGDEEEDGTLELEQTTIQGQSGEFYKVKLPSSLAAGAQLKAKVDMTLTHVLKPFPTQITQAERQLVVFQGNHYFYSPYPTRSQTTRVRLASKTVESYTKLGNPSKNDEIIEYGPFRDVAPFSEDTMKIHYENNTPFLTISSIIRTIEVSHWGNIAVEETIDLRHTGAYLKGPFSRYDYQRQSDSGISSVKSFKTILPASAQDVYYRDEIGNISTSHLQVLDDSVEVEVRPRFPLFGGWKTHYIIGYNLPSYEYLYTLGDQYALKMRLVDHVYDDQVIDFLTVKIILPEGARNIHLDTPYKIDRMPNQLHYTYLDTFGRPVLVATKNNLVEHHIQDVVVHYNFNKILMLQEPLLVVGAFYILFFTVIIYVRLDFAITKDPAAEVRMKVASITEQVLTLVNKRLGLYRHMDEVVNRYKQSRDTGALNSGRKTLEADHRTLTNEISSLQARLKAEGSDLADKVGEVQKLDGQVKELVCRSCQEAERLVAGKVKKEAYIESEKTLTGKRQELVSRIDSLLDAL; encoded by the exons ATGATTCGAAAGACGCCACTTCTCGccgctctcctgctcctcctggcTGCGGTGAGCTCGGAGGTGTCAGCGGACGGTTTGGTGAACGAGGAGGTGAAGAGGACAGTGGACCTGGGGACTCATCTGGCCAAAATCACCACGGAGATCGTGCTGTCCAACCAAGGACCCTCTGCTGTGCAGAGCTTCATCTTAGCGGTAGAGGCTGACCTGGCCCCGCACCTGGCATACATCGGAGCCTCG GTGAAgggtgatgaggaggaggatggcaCACTGGAACTCGAACAGACAACAATTCAGGGCCAGAG CGGGGAATTTTACAAAGTGAAGCTGCCCTCCAGTCTGGCAGCAGGTGCTCAGCTGAAAGCAAAGGTGGACATGACATTAACTCATGTCCTGAAGCCCTTCCCCACTCAAATCACCCAGGCTGAGCGTCAGCTGGTGGTCTTTCAGGGGAACCACTACTTTTACTCCCCGTACCCCACCCGCAGCCAAACCACACGTGTCCGCCTTGCCTCCAAGACCGTGGAGAGCTACACCAAGCTGGGTAACCCCAGCAAGAATGATGAGATCATTGAGTACGGACCCTTCCGCGACGTGGCTCCGTTCAGCGAG GATACAATGAAGATCCACTATGAAAACAACACACCCTTTCTCACCATCAGCAGCATCATTCGGACCATTGAGGTCTCTCACTGGGGGAACATCGCTGTGGAAGAAACCATCGACCTGAGGCACACAGGAGCCTACCTGAAGGGGCCTTTTTCACGTTACGATTATCAGCGTCAGTCAGACAGCGGCATCTCATCTGTCAAATCCTTCAAG ACCATCCTTCCCGCCTCGGCCCAGGATGTCTACTACAGAGATGAGATCGGCAACATCTCCACCTCCCACCTGCAGGTTCTGGATGACTCTGTGGAGGTGGAGGTCAGGCCTCGCTTCCCCTTGTTTGGAGGCTGGAAGACCCACTACATCATTGGCTACAATCTGCCCAGCTATGAGTACCTCTACACCCTGG GTGACCAGTATGCACTGAAGATGAGACTAGTTGACCATGTGTATGATGATCAGGTGATCGACTTCCTCACTGTGAAAATCATCCTGCCAGAGGGGGCAAG AAACATCCACCTGGACACACCTTACAAAATTGATCGCATGCCAAACCAGCTGCATTATACATATCTGGATACTTTTGGCCGACCAGTGCTGGTTGCTACCAAGAACAACCTGGTGGAGCATCACATTCAGGATGTTGTG GTTCACTATAACTTCAACAAGATCCTGATGCTGCAGGAGCCTCTCTTGGTTGTAGGGGCCTTCTACATCCTCTTCTTCACTGTCATCATCTATGTCCGCCTGGACTTTGCCATCACAAAG gaccCTGCGGCTGAGGTGCGTATGAAGGTGGCCTCCATCACCGAGCAGGTGCTGACTCTGGTCAACAAACGTCTGGGTCTGTACCGACACATGGATGAGGTGGTCAACCGCTACAAGCAGTCCCGTGACACAGGGGCGCTCAACAGCGGGCGGAAGACTCTGGAGGCCGACCACCGCACTCTCACCAATGAAATCAGCTCGCTGCAGGCCCGCCTCAAAGCTGAGGGCTCTGACTTGGCTGATAAG GTTGGGGAGGTGCAGAAGCTGGATGGGCAGGTGAAGGAGCTGGTGTGTCGCTCCTGCCAGGAGGCGGAGCGACTGGTGGCGGGTAAGGTCAAGAAGGAGGCTTACATCGAGAGTGAGAAGACTCTGACAGGCAAGAGACAGGAGCTCGTCAGCCGCATCGACAGTCTGCTGGATGCCCTCTAA